One window of Myxocyprinus asiaticus isolate MX2 ecotype Aquarium Trade chromosome 4, UBuf_Myxa_2, whole genome shotgun sequence genomic DNA carries:
- the LOC127433268 gene encoding uncharacterized protein LOC127433268 isoform X1: MDGGRPVESSQLAEILQALASLHWNHQQTLLELRQDQDRRFVELMHAQAEDRQAIRSLLSQGASSAATPDTPTPLPPPALQKMGAADDPEAFLDLFERTAEIWGWPLGQWAARLIPLLSGEAQLAAQQLPASSLLAYGDLKKAILQRVGRTPEESRQLFRSLKLESSDRPFAFAQRLRDACRRWLLAGDRDVQGIIDQVVLEQFIVRLPKGTAEWFQCHRPASLEEAIRLAEDHMAAILRAEDPSYVFSPPSVSSPSPLSLSSALSPGPVPAPRRRGGTQPLRPVPRVWATPSPTPMPRRSPPQGGAPADASAGVAPGLACWRCGDPSHFRDQCPLMELGTVVWVSDLPQAAPDRAGVYRIPVSVKGGTHQVLVDTGCNQTTIHQRLVQHKALVTSKTVTLTIKFRGKKHRVEAAVSSRLTHPLILGTDWPDFRVLLKGICADGSCVKIGRCVMCDALAGEAEPGPSSTAPRHDDERGGEAAAPPLLREFPEGDFPLEQSRDETLKHAFDQVRVIDGQRLQPDIALSYPYFAIINERLYRVTQDTRTKEDTTQLLIPRSRGEMVFQAAHYNPMAGHLGERKTLNRLIAHFYWPGIGGDVRRWCAACRECQLVNPPATPKAPLRPLPLIEVPFERIGMDLVGPLERSARGHRLYWS, from the coding sequence atggatggaggtcgtcccgtagagtcctcccagttggcggagatcctccaagccctcgccagcctacattggaaccaccaacaaacgctgcttgagctccgacaagatcaagaccgccggtttgtcgagctcatgcatgctcaagccgaggaccggcaggcgatccggagcctcctcagccagggggcatcctcagccgcgaccccggacacacccacgccgttacccccgccagcattacagaaaatgggggcggcggacgaccccgaggctttcctggatttgtttgagcggaccgccgagatctggggctggccgctcggccaatgggcagcccgactgatcccactattgtccggggaagcccagctcgcggctcaacaactgccagcgtcgagcctcctggcctacggagatctaaaaaaagccatcttgcaacgggttggtcgcactccggaggaaagtcgtcaactcttccggagcttgaagttggaaagctctgaccgcccgtttgcctttgcccagcggctccgtgacgcctgccgaagatggctgctagcgggggatcgcgacgtccagggaattatcgaccaggtggtactggaacagttcatagtacgactgccaaaaggaacggcggagtggttccagtgccaccgcccggcgtcgttggaggaagctatccgacttgcggaggaccacatggcggcgatcctgagggcggaagatccctcctacgttttctctcctccctctgtttcttccccctcccctctctctctctcgtctgctctctctccaggtcccgttcctgccccacgcagacgaggaggaactcagcccctgagaccagttccccgggtgtgggcgacaccttcccctactccaatgccccgccgctctccccctcaggggggggcgcccgccgacgccagtgcgggcgtagcgcctgggctggcctgctggaggtgcggagacccgagccacttccgagatcagtgccctctgatggagctggggacggtggtgtgggtctctgacctcccacaggctgcccccgaccgggccggagtataccggataccggtaagtgtcaaggggggtactcaccaagtgttggtggataccgggtgtaatcaaaccactatccaccaacgcctggttcaacacaaggcattggtcacatccaaaacggtgaccctgacaattaaattccgggggaaaaagcatagagtggaggctgcggttagttcccgcctcacccatccactgattttggggactgattggcctgattttagagttttattaaagggaatttgtgcggatgggtcctgtgtgaaaatagggagatgtgtgatgtgcgatgctctggcaggggaggcggagccggggccgtcctcgacagctccacgtcatgatgacgagagagggggagaggctgcagcccctccccttctcagggaattccctgagggggatttccctttggagcagtcgcgagatgaaaccctcaaacacgcctttgaccaagtgagagttatcgatggtcaacgactccagcctgacatcgcactttcatacccctattttgcaattataaatgagcggttgtatcgagtgacacaggacactcgaaccaaagaggatacaacccaacttttgattccaaggagccgtggggaaatggtattccaggcggctcattataatcccatggcaggtcatctaggagaaaggaaaacactgaaccgtctaatagcccatttctattggccgggcattggtggcgatgtccgcaggtggtgtgcggcatgccgcgaatgccagctggttaacccaccggccaccccaaaagcgccattgcgccctctccctctgatcgaggtcccctttgagagaattggaatggacctcgtcgggccattagaacggtcagcacgcggacatcgattgtattggtcctag